A genomic segment from Desulfonatronum lacustre DSM 10312 encodes:
- a CDS encoding heavy metal translocating P-type ATPase: MNTPQSNVHARHPSQPETRRKSEYAVQGMTCAACVRRVENAASGVAGVRSVSVNLATETMSVEWDPNASRSEDREDRLLQAVRDAGYDLRADAETDASADLSGGQVELGIRGMTCAACVRRVEQAIAGLEGVDSAEVNLASETAQVRFQPEKVNLPAILEAVRDAGYEAFTQDSGQGGPRESLMDAQRREMLKRLATLRSKLILAMAFAVPIFIISMGEMVGLPMPGLLSPHHSPLTFALAQFLLTLPVVWAGREFYLRGFPNLWKRAPNMDSLIAVGTGAAVVYSTWNLLEIALGHEPMARAMDLYFESAAVIIALVTLGKYLENRSKVRTSDAIRQLMALTPSTATRVRDGRRESIPVERIQPQDLLLVKPGERIPVDGKLTEGQTSVDESMLTGESLPVSKKEGDPLIGGTLNAHGSIYMVAERVGRDTVLARIIRLVQEAQGSKAPIASMVDRLSLYFVPIVICVAVLSGLGWYFLAGEAFTFALRIFIAVLVIACPCAMGLATPTAIMVGTGRGAQLGVLIKGGEALEMARGVKTVVLDKTGTLTEGRPAVTDILILSGQALSENELLRLAAGAEARSEHPLAAAIVQSARERGLEEPRADDFAYIPGQGIRARVEGRVVLLGNSRLLETDQVQGWDSAQLREMRDKLSGQGKTPLLMAVDGVAAGILAVADRIKPEAGEVVAKLKGMGLRVVMLTGDNLRTAQAVAAQAGIDDVRAEVLPENKAETVAELQAQGIKVAMVGDGINDAPALAKADLGVAMGTGIDVAMESGDMVLMSGNLHGLTTALTLSRAVVRNIKQNLFWAFAYNVMGIPIAAGLLYAFGGPTLSPMIAGAAMAMSSVSVVTNALRLRLFQPS; the protein is encoded by the coding sequence ATGAACACTCCCCAGTCCAACGTCCATGCCCGGCACCCTAGTCAGCCCGAAACCCGCCGCAAATCCGAATACGCCGTTCAGGGCATGACCTGCGCGGCCTGTGTGCGTCGCGTGGAAAATGCCGCTTCCGGGGTGGCAGGGGTCCGTTCCGTCTCCGTGAACCTGGCCACCGAAACCATGTCCGTGGAGTGGGACCCGAACGCTTCACGTTCCGAGGACCGTGAGGACCGCCTGCTTCAGGCCGTCCGGGATGCGGGATACGACCTGCGCGCTGACGCCGAGACCGACGCGTCCGCCGACCTTTCGGGCGGTCAGGTGGAGCTGGGTATTCGGGGCATGACCTGCGCGGCCTGCGTGCGTCGCGTGGAGCAGGCCATTGCCGGATTGGAAGGCGTGGATTCGGCCGAGGTCAATCTCGCATCTGAAACGGCTCAGGTACGCTTCCAACCCGAAAAGGTCAATCTTCCGGCCATTCTGGAGGCCGTCCGTGACGCGGGGTACGAGGCCTTTACCCAAGACTCCGGGCAGGGAGGGCCGCGGGAATCGCTGATGGACGCGCAGCGCCGGGAAATGCTCAAGCGGCTGGCAACCCTGCGTTCCAAGCTGATCCTGGCCATGGCCTTCGCCGTCCCGATCTTCATCATTTCCATGGGTGAAATGGTCGGCCTGCCCATGCCGGGGTTGCTCAGCCCGCACCATTCTCCGCTGACCTTCGCCCTGGCCCAGTTTCTGCTCACCCTGCCCGTGGTCTGGGCCGGTCGGGAATTTTACCTGCGCGGCTTTCCCAACCTCTGGAAGCGGGCCCCGAACATGGATTCCCTGATCGCCGTGGGCACCGGCGCGGCGGTGGTCTACAGCACCTGGAACCTTCTGGAGATCGCCCTGGGACACGAACCCATGGCCAGGGCCATGGACCTGTACTTCGAATCCGCGGCCGTGATCATCGCCCTGGTCACGCTGGGCAAGTACCTGGAAAACCGCTCCAAGGTGCGCACCTCGGATGCCATCCGGCAACTCATGGCCCTCACGCCGAGCACAGCCACCCGAGTTCGTGACGGCCGGCGGGAAAGCATTCCCGTGGAACGGATCCAGCCCCAGGACCTGCTCCTGGTCAAACCCGGGGAGCGTATTCCCGTGGACGGCAAGCTCACCGAGGGCCAGACCAGCGTGGACGAGTCCATGCTCACCGGGGAAAGCTTGCCCGTGTCCAAAAAGGAGGGCGATCCGCTGATCGGCGGCACCCTGAACGCCCACGGCTCCATCTACATGGTCGCCGAGCGGGTCGGCCGGGACACGGTCCTGGCCAGGATCATCCGATTGGTCCAGGAAGCCCAAGGCTCCAAGGCCCCCATCGCCAGCATGGTGGACCGCCTCAGCCTGTACTTCGTGCCCATCGTGATCTGCGTGGCCGTGCTCTCCGGCCTGGGCTGGTATTTTTTGGCCGGGGAAGCCTTCACCTTCGCCCTGCGAATCTTCATCGCGGTGCTGGTCATCGCCTGTCCCTGCGCCATGGGGCTGGCCACGCCCACGGCGATCATGGTCGGTACCGGACGCGGAGCCCAGCTCGGCGTGCTGATCAAGGGCGGGGAAGCTCTGGAAATGGCCCGCGGCGTAAAGACCGTGGTCCTGGACAAGACCGGCACTCTGACCGAAGGCCGCCCGGCAGTGACCGACATCCTCATCCTGTCCGGCCAGGCCCTGTCTGAAAACGAGCTGCTGCGTCTGGCCGCCGGAGCTGAAGCCCGCTCCGAACACCCCCTGGCCGCGGCTATTGTCCAGTCGGCCCGTGAACGCGGCCTGGAAGAGCCTCGGGCCGATGACTTCGCCTATATTCCCGGACAGGGTATCCGGGCCCGGGTGGAAGGCCGTGTTGTGCTCCTGGGCAACAGTCGGCTCCTGGAGACCGACCAGGTTCAAGGTTGGGACTCCGCACAACTTCGGGAGATGCGCGACAAGCTGTCCGGTCAGGGCAAGACGCCCCTGCTCATGGCCGTGGACGGTGTCGCGGCCGGAATTCTGGCCGTGGCCGACCGGATCAAGCCCGAGGCCGGGGAAGTGGTCGCCAAGCTGAAGGGCATGGGCCTGCGGGTGGTCATGCTCACCGGCGACAACCTACGCACAGCCCAGGCCGTGGCGGCCCAGGCCGGAATCGACGACGTCCGGGCCGAGGTCCTGCCGGAGAACAAGGCTGAAACCGTGGCTGAACTCCAAGCACAGGGGATCAAGGTGGCCATGGTCGGAGACGGGATCAACGACGCTCCGGCCCTGGCCAAGGCCGATCTGGGCGTCGCCATGGGCACGGGCATCGACGTGGCCATGGAATCCGGGGACATGGTCCTGATGAGCGGCAATCTGCACGGCCTGACCACCGCCCTGACCCTCAGCCGGGCCGTTGT
- the ald gene encoding alanine dehydrogenase has translation MRIGVPREIKAQERRVGLFPSGVKALVEHGHEVVVESGAGDGCGALDDVYVSQGARMGTAEEAWSQELVIKVKEPLSQEYRYLREDLTLFTYLHLAANKTLTDALVRSGCVAIAYETVQLPDKSLPLLAPMSEIAGRMSVTKATEMLCHYNGGGGVFLGGVTGTLPARVVIIGAGISGAGAAQMAVGLGADVLVLDVDMAKIYRLYHHLDQKIKTLFSNALNIEDQVVKADVVISCVLIPGASAPKLITRQIIEAMKPGSVIMDIAIDQGGSTELSRPTTHDNPCFRVGNGVNLYCVANMPGAYSRTASESLTNATLRYALQLADKGWPRACQEDPALRRGLNVVRGKVVYKAVAEACGHEWTEF, from the coding sequence ATGCGGATCGGAGTACCGAGGGAGATCAAGGCGCAGGAGCGCCGCGTGGGGTTGTTTCCCTCCGGGGTCAAGGCCCTGGTGGAGCACGGGCATGAGGTGGTTGTGGAATCCGGGGCCGGAGACGGCTGCGGGGCCCTGGACGACGTCTACGTCTCCCAAGGGGCGCGGATGGGAACCGCGGAAGAGGCCTGGAGCCAGGAACTGGTGATCAAGGTCAAGGAGCCGCTCAGCCAGGAATACAGGTACCTGCGCGAAGACCTGACTTTGTTCACCTATCTGCATTTGGCCGCGAACAAGACCTTAACCGACGCCCTGGTCCGGTCCGGTTGCGTGGCCATTGCCTATGAAACCGTGCAGTTGCCGGACAAAAGCCTGCCGCTGCTGGCGCCCATGTCCGAGATCGCCGGGCGGATGTCCGTGACCAAGGCCACGGAAATGCTTTGCCACTATAACGGCGGCGGCGGCGTGTTTCTGGGCGGAGTTACCGGCACGTTGCCGGCCCGGGTGGTGATCATCGGCGCGGGCATCTCCGGCGCGGGCGCGGCTCAGATGGCCGTGGGGCTGGGAGCTGACGTGCTGGTCCTGGACGTGGACATGGCCAAAATTTATCGACTGTACCACCATCTGGATCAGAAAATCAAAACCCTGTTCTCCAACGCCCTGAATATCGAAGACCAGGTGGTCAAGGCGGACGTGGTCATCAGCTGCGTGCTCATTCCCGGCGCTTCCGCGCCCAAGCTGATCACCAGGCAAATCATCGAGGCCATGAAACCCGGCTCGGTGATCATGGACATCGCCATCGACCAGGGAGGGTCCACGGAACTGTCCCGGCCCACCACCCACGACAATCCTTGCTTTCGAGTGGGCAACGGCGTCAACCTTTACTGCGTGGCCAACATGCCCGGGGCGTATTCCCGGACAGCCTCGGAATCCCTGACCAACGCGACCCTGCGCTACGCCCTGCAATTGGCGGACAAGGGGTGGCCCCGAGCCTGCCAGGAAGATCCGGCCCTGCGCCGGGGCTTGAACGTGGTTCGCGGAAAGGTGGTCTACAAGGCCGTGGCCGAGGCCTGTGGGCATGAATGGACGGAATTTTAA